The Pirellulales bacterium DNA window GACGATGGCATGCTGTTGCAGTTCGATGGTCGCTGCCGGCTGCGCGGTGGAGTTCGAAAATCGATCGGCAGAGAGGTTCCAGGCATCTGGTATCAAGGGCAGCGGAATGAAAGGCGGCGTCACCATCTTCACGAGGACGAGCAACCACAGCCCATGGCAGATGGCCGGTCGTGTGCAGATCTGCGGAGCGCGCGTCAGGCACCAGACGAGGATGCCGAAGGGAATGCACAGGACGAGATTCCAACCCAGCCGTGTGACCAGTTCGTCCATGGCTCAGTCTCCCATTTTGTCGATCATCATTTCGATCGCCGCGCGGTCTTTGCGACTGAGTTTTGTCTGATCCAGTAGCGACAGCAGCAGCGGAGCAAGCGAGCCGCCAAAATGGCTGTCGGCCAATTTCTTCAAATGCTGACCCACGAACTGTTGTTGCGTGATCGTGGCGAAGAATTGGTGTGCAAATCCGGTTTTGTCGACGCGGACCAATCCCTTCTCCGTCAACCGATCAAGAAAGCTTTTGACTCCACCGTGCAACGAGTGCTC harbors:
- a CDS encoding BlaI/MecI/CopY family transcriptional regulator, whose protein sequence is MTKINEEVTDAELSVLEVLWKHPDGVPVRDIVLAVYGRHEHSLHGGVKSFLDRLTEKGLVRVDKTGFAHQFFATITQQQFVGQHLKKLADSHFGGSLAPLLLSLLDQTKLSRKDRAAIEMMIDKMGD